One Nostoc sp. CENA543 genomic window, AGTATCACCTTCTAATCGCTCTAGATCAGCTCTGAGTCCTTGTCCAATATAGGCACGAACTAACGGTTGATAACCAGAAAATCCCAGCAATGGTGCTATTTTCTTCAAATCTTCAATGACATCTTCAGGAATACGAATTGTGATCGTTGTCATCGGACGATTTTTATCTAGTCGCTTTTTCAGTGCTTCAGTTTTCATAATATTCTCGCTCCTTGCGCGTGGCTTTACGAGCCGAAATAATCCGAATCATGTCATTCTCACGCTCAATATAGACGACGTAAAGAAGATTCCACCGCTTGTCTAAGCCAATAACAGCATCTCTTTCTTCATGATTGCGACTTGCATCAACAACCACTAAGAACGGATCGAAAAATGCTTCTGCGGCTTGCTGGAATGTCACACCATCATGATTAATCGGATTTATCCGAGCTTTTTCCTCGTTCCAAACGAAAGTGACACTATTCAGCACGAAATACACATCCATATCTCACAGTTTAGGCGGAGTGTATTTACATTGTCAATACGTCTTATAAAACTGAGGTATTTTCTTATAGCGATCGCAAATCGTCATAGCTTGATACTGCCATAACTCACAAACAAAAAAACTTCACTAAACACATCTTCTATTCTGTTGGCTGTTCATTAGTGTTAGCTTGCTGACACTGGGCAATCTGAATTAGTAATCTTAATGCGTTATTCACCGCTTCATCGTTAGGAAAAGCTTTAGCAACATCAGGATCTAAACGCACCATATTTGTTTTTGTACGATATCGCTCAACATATTTACCTCTAACCTCTCCTTCCATTTGAGCAAAATCATACTCAGAACGTAATTCATCTTCCATTTTGGGTTCAATTTCTTTGTGTTTACCTTTAACTTGACTCCCTAAAGTTACACAGCATGAATTATGCTGATTCTAGATGGGAAACCGGAATTTGTTCGGTTCTTTCAGGGGATTTTATTCCAGTTGCTACAGCATGAACCGTATGAAGAATATCGGCTGAGTAGTAGCGATTTCCACAGGTATCACACACGCCTATCGTCACATCTTCAAGAATGACAAAACCATCCCTATGTTTAAAGGCTTCACGCTTAACTGTTCGAGATTGTACAGTTCCTTCACAATATTCACATCTATATCCATACATAAACCTAGCCCTCAAGCTCAGTAACTTCATAAACAGTTATGATTAGATAACACCCGATCACATTTCAAGAGGTTCATAACTAAGAAAAACATGGTAGCAATAGTTGATATTGGCAGCTTAATTGTCATAACACCTGGAGTTGCTGGGGGTCGTCCTTGCATTGCTGGTACACGTATGACAGTGCAAAATATTATCATGGATTTTCAAGCTGGCTTATCTCCTCAAGATATTGTGACAGAGTATCCACACTTATCCTTGGCGCAAGTTTATGCCGCGCTTGCCTATTATTACGCTAATCAGGAAGCTATGGAACAAGAAATTGCTCAATATCAAGCAGAATGCCAAGCTTTAGAAACACAGTGGATGTCAGGTAATATTGCGTGAGTAAAGTATGCTTTTATTTAGATGAAGATGCTGGCAAGAAATCCCTAGTTAATGCCTTACGCAATGCTGGGGTTGACGTAATTAGCACGGCTGAAATAGATAGACTAGGCTCATCTGATGAAAATCAACTAATCTGGGCAACAGAACAGAATCGGGTGATTTATAGTTTCAATGTTGGCGATTTTTGTCGATTGCATAACGCTTATCTTGAACAGCAAAAAAAGCATTCAGGTATTGTAGTTGCTGCTAAACAGAGCTATTCAATTGGTGAGCAGTTGCGAGGGTTGCTAAAGTTGGTAGAAAGTATGAAAGCTGAGGATATGGAAAATCAAGTGGTTTTTCTGAGAAAATATATTGAATCTTAATTAATTCTACTGGCAGTAAATTAGTGTTAGGTTGCTAACGCTGGGCAATCTGGATTAGTAATATTAATAAGTGATTCACCGTTTTATCGTTGGGAAAAGCGTTAGTAACATCGAACAGAATATCAACAGATTCGAGTCTTTAGTCAATCTCAACTATCGCGTACTTTATACGTTCTGTAACATTATTCCAAATAATCGGATAACTGCCATTTATGTTTAGTGTATTATCCTTTGCGCCTGTCGGTTTCTGAATCGAACCATGTATGGGAACGCCTGCACGAAAATACTGATATATTCCTATTTTTTCAGAAACCTGCTTATAAAAGCCTGGTTCGTCTGTCACTATTACAAAATTACATTGTGTGAAGCCACGATCACGAAGTTGTTCAAGAAAACTAATATCTCGGCAGGAGTCAAACATTGTCTCTGGAAATTTACCATTACCATTTCGTGGAAATTTCAATTCTATGGCATATTTCTTTGATAGATCAGACGTGAAAATAGAAATATCTATTTCCTTTTTTACAAAGTCACTTTTATTCAAATTAAAGAAAGATACCGGACGTTCAAATTGAATCTTGAAAGTCGAATCAAGTTTTGAGCGTAGATAACAACCAAACTCATGTTGAATACTAAACTCATTATATATATCAACCTCTCCTTTGGCTACGGCAGAAAAGAAGCTGTGTAAATATATTCTGAAATCAATCATCTTTTTACTAAGCGAACCCAATTATTTTATACTGCCGACATAACAACATACTATGGCAATGACAAAATTGTATTAAAATTCTTATACATTTAATTCAGTGTATTTACTACATTAATATAAATAATATTCAGCCTTGTTCTCAATAAATTTCTCTCAAATAGCCTACAAGAACTGGTTTTTCTAGAGCATTGCAAGCAGATACAATACAGATTCATCTGCGTTCATCTGCGGTTAATTATTTTTCCTTTATCTCATTAAGTTAAAAACCGCTATAAGTGTGTAATCTAAAAATGTAAAAAGCAAAAAGCCCA contains:
- a CDS encoding BrnT family toxin; amino-acid sequence: MDVYFVLNSVTFVWNEEKARINPINHDGVTFQQAAEAFFDPFLVVVDASRNHEERDAVIGLDKRWNLLYVVYIERENDMIRIISARKATRKEREYYEN
- a CDS encoding YgiT-type zinc finger protein — its product is MKLLSLRARFMYGYRCEYCEGTVQSRTVKREAFKHRDGFVILEDVTIGVCDTCGNRYYSADILHTVHAVATGIKSPERTEQIPVSHLESA
- a CDS encoding DUF433 domain-containing protein → MVAIVDIGSLIVITPGVAGGRPCIAGTRMTVQNIIMDFQAGLSPQDIVTEYPHLSLAQVYAALAYYYANQEAMEQEIAQYQAECQALETQWMSGNIA
- a CDS encoding DUF5615 family PIN-like protein is translated as MSKVCFYLDEDAGKKSLVNALRNAGVDVISTAEIDRLGSSDENQLIWATEQNRVIYSFNVGDFCRLHNAYLEQQKKHSGIVVAAKQSYSIGEQLRGLLKLVESMKAEDMENQVVFLRKYIES